One Peromyscus leucopus breed LL Stock chromosome 4, UCI_PerLeu_2.1, whole genome shotgun sequence genomic region harbors:
- the Tp53inp2 gene encoding tumor protein p53-inducible nuclear protein 2 isoform X1: MFQRFTSLFFSTPSPPEDSNCPEAFVSEEDEVDGWLIIDLQDSYAAPPNPGASPAPAGRPPPAPSLMDESWFVTPPACFTAEGPGLGPARLQSNPLEDLLIEHPSMSVYVTGSTIVLESGPPSPHPDAALPDQDLSDGELAPARREPRTLHHAAAAVPAARAVLLEKAGQVRRLQRARQRVERHALSAKVLQRQNRARESRSRRPKHQGSFIYQPCQRQFNY; the protein is encoded by the exons ATGTTCCAGCGCTTCACCAGCCTTTTCTTCAGCACCCCTTCGCCTCCTGAAGACTCCAACTGCCCCGAGGCCTTCGTCTCAGAGGAGGATGAAGTGGATGGCTGGCTCATCATTGACCTGCAGG ATAGCTACGCAGCTCCCCCAAACCCTGGggcctctccagctcctgcaggcCGCCCTCCACCCGCGCCCTCCTTGATGGACGAGAGCTGGTTTGTTACCCCTCCCGCCTGTTTTACTGCAGAGGGGCCCGGTCTTGGGCCGGCCCGCCTCCAGAGCAACCCCCTGGAGGACCTCCTCATTGAGCATCCCAGCATGTCCGTTTATGTCACCGGCAGCACCATAGTGCTAGAGTCTGGGCCACCTTCCCCTCATCCGGACGCTGCCTTGCCCGATCAGGACCTCAGCGATGG AGAGTTGGCGCCTGCTCGCCGGGAGCCCAGGACCCTGCACCACGCAGCTGCTGCTGTGCCGGCGGCGCGAGCTGTGTTGCTGGAGAAGGCCGGCCAGGTACGGAGGCTGCAGAGGGCCCGGCAGCGGGTAGAGCGCCACGCCTTGAGTGCTAAAGTGCTACAGCGGCAGAATCGCGCTCGGGAGAGTCGTTCGCGCCGGCCCAAGCACCAGGGCAGCTTCATTTACCAGCCGTGCCAGCGCCAGTTCAACTACTGA
- the Tp53inp2 gene encoding tumor protein p53-inducible nuclear protein 2 isoform X2 → MFQRFTSLFFSTPSPPEDSNCPEAFVSEEDEVDGWLIIDLQEGPGLGPARLQSNPLEDLLIEHPSMSVYVTGSTIVLESGPPSPHPDAALPDQDLSDGELAPARREPRTLHHAAAAVPAARAVLLEKAGQVRRLQRARQRVERHALSAKVLQRQNRARESRSRRPKHQGSFIYQPCQRQFNY, encoded by the exons ATGTTCCAGCGCTTCACCAGCCTTTTCTTCAGCACCCCTTCGCCTCCTGAAGACTCCAACTGCCCCGAGGCCTTCGTCTCAGAGGAGGATGAAGTGGATGGCTGGCTCATCATTGACCTGCAGG AGGGGCCCGGTCTTGGGCCGGCCCGCCTCCAGAGCAACCCCCTGGAGGACCTCCTCATTGAGCATCCCAGCATGTCCGTTTATGTCACCGGCAGCACCATAGTGCTAGAGTCTGGGCCACCTTCCCCTCATCCGGACGCTGCCTTGCCCGATCAGGACCTCAGCGATGG AGAGTTGGCGCCTGCTCGCCGGGAGCCCAGGACCCTGCACCACGCAGCTGCTGCTGTGCCGGCGGCGCGAGCTGTGTTGCTGGAGAAGGCCGGCCAGGTACGGAGGCTGCAGAGGGCCCGGCAGCGGGTAGAGCGCCACGCCTTGAGTGCTAAAGTGCTACAGCGGCAGAATCGCGCTCGGGAGAGTCGTTCGCGCCGGCCCAAGCACCAGGGCAGCTTCATTTACCAGCCGTGCCAGCGCCAGTTCAACTACTGA